A portion of the Oreochromis niloticus isolate F11D_XX linkage group LG10, O_niloticus_UMD_NMBU, whole genome shotgun sequence genome contains these proteins:
- the bicdl2l gene encoding bicaudal-D-related protein 2-like, with amino-acid sequence MDFNQPFSVLNEKLRPRVTTSEQLYSSLTRLEGRQLGSLRNKYTYYRATVLPREPEPNATTKTEDPEESVDETEKDYSKGNTGKNTCLINELNLNDIGEDELGDEESTSQSDEKDSMGEVASEEARDSEELGSNENTNSFQRDYLDGTLPDLLNSGKPLSRRRTLGHYSDTLKEVRREVELSRRRSIKLKAQVDKLQESREGQGWSQHKDRVTEEVLSILRLLHPLTEPESSQIEPPDGENRLDAALAQLQNVARKLAISHTKQESKPGGKVAEDSAILQQALRDRDEAIEKKKAMEAELLRSKTEMMTLNNHLLEAAQKRLELSLELEAWKEDFQLILQQQVKSQQQAEQNQKKPSRMGLLRRTNRAPMQRPTNFPVAGAATPANSSNQNPTSKSAASAAPAPKTPPTIGRSSNWRDKLRMGKSSRQGDQDLARGTEENDGFQVVSLD; translated from the exons ATGGATTTCAATCAGCCTTTTTCAGTCCTCAATGAGAAGCTGAGACCTCGAGTCACCACCAGCGAGCAGCTCTACTCCTCTCTGACCAGGTTGGAGGGCAGACAGCTGGGCTCGCTCAGGAACAAATATACTTATTACCGAGCAACGGTTTTGCCAAGAGAACCTGAACCAAATGCCACAACAAAGACAGAAGATCCAGAAGAGTCTGTAGACGAGACAGAGAAAGATTACTCTAAAGGAAACACAGGTAAAAACACATGCCTCATTAACGAATTGAATTTGAACGATATCGGCGAAGATGAGCTGGGTGATGAAGAAAGCACCTCACAGTCTGACGAGAAAGACAGCATGGGTGAGGTGGCCTCAGAGGAAGCAAGGGACTCTGAAGAGTTGGGGTCCAATGAAAATACAAACTCTTTCCAGAGGGACTACCTAGATGGGACCCTACCAGACCTGCTAAACAGTGGCAAGCCGCTCAGCAGACGCAGAACACTGGGACACTACTCAGACACG CTTAAAGAAGTACGGCGAGAAGTGGAGCTGTCCCGCAGACGAAGTATCAAGCTGAAGGCCCAGGTGGACAAACTGCAGGAAAGCAGAGAAGGACAGGGCTGGAGTCAACACAAAGATCGG GTCACAGAGGAAGTTTTGTCTATTCTGAGGCTGCTGCACCCGCTGACAGAGCCAGAGTCCAGCCAGATCGAGCCGCCCGATGGGGAAAACCGCCTGGACGCCGCTCTGGCCCAGCTGCAGAACGTGGCCCGCAAACTGGCAATCAGCCACACCAAACAG GAGTCCAAACCTGGAGGAAAGGTGGCAGAAGACAGTGCAATTCTCCAGCAGGCGCTGCGGGACAGAGATGAGGCCATAGAAAA GAAAAAGGCGATGGAGGCCGAGCTCCTGCGGAGTAAGACGGAGATGATGACGCTGAACAACCACCTGCTGGAAGCTGCACAGAAACGTCTGGAACTGTCGCTGGAGCTCGAGGCCTGGAAG GAGGACTTTCAGCTGATCCTCCAACAGCAGGTGAAGAGTCAGCAGCAGGCAGAGCAGAACCAGAAGAAGCCCTCTCGCATGGGCCTCCTGAGGAGGACGAACAGAGCACCCATGCAGCGGCCGACCAACTTCCCTGTGGCTGGAGCCGCCACCCCCGCAAACAGCTCAAACCAAAACCCCACCTCCAAGTCTGCAGCATCTGCTGCTCCGGCTCCCAAAACGCCCCCTACCATTGGCAGAAGTAGCAACTGGAGGGACAAGCTCAGGATGGGCAAGAGCAGTCGTCAAGGAGACCAGGATTTAGCGAGAGGAACGGAAGAAAACGATGGCTTTCAGGTCGTATCGCTCGACTGA